The Bacteroidetes Order II. bacterium sequence CGCCCCTTTTTGGCCAGCACTCCTCGCCGGACAGTTCCTCCACATGGGCCATGCCGCCGTCTTTGGACTGGGAAGATACACGTGCTCGGTCTCAAATGTAGCACCGATTTCTGCCTAAAACGATTGTACCCCACCACCCCACCCACTTCGGTTGACCCTCTCAGCTGAATGGTATTTTTATGTGTTTTATTATGCTTTTTTGTTGTAAAAATAGTTTCAAAGAATATACTTTTATAGCATTTAGGGGTTTACAATGCGAGAGGGATTTGGTATATTGTTTGTATGCAATTTCACAAATTTTGTTGTAAACTTATACATAAAACATCTTCTCCCTCATCCGTTTTTCAAGAATGCCTACATGGAAACTTTAACCTATACCTGCGAAGTCATTAGCCCTATGTTCCTGACTGGCGCTGATGGAGATACACCAGAACTTCGACCTTCCAGTTTGAAAGGAGCTATGCGTTTTTGGTGGCGTGCATTAAATGGGCATTTACCCCTTACAGATCGGACTGAAAAAAGGAGGGATGAGACGATATTCATCAGAACCGGACTAAAAACCCGTGAAACCCAGATATTTGGAGGAGCAGGCGGAGGACAAGATGCCCAACGAAGTTCTTTTTCCATTCAGATACGGGCCACAGAAGTAGATATTCAGTCAGAAGCACTTGTGCCACATAAACGTTTTATGAAAGCAAAAGCGTTTACAACTGGCTCTGCTTTTGAGGTAATCTTTAGATTTCCGAAAGGATATAAGATCAGTGCCAAAGAAAATGAAAAGGAAATAATCTTTGATCAGGAAAAGTTGGATGCTTTATTTCGGCTAACGTGTATTTTAGGCGAGCTTGGAAAAAGGGTAAGACGTGGTATGGGAAGCGTAAGTGTAGAGTCTATATCAATGCCCACTCTCTTTAAATATATTTCTGTTATGACGCCTTTTTATAAAAGAGAGGACAACTTAATTGTTAATATTTTTAAAGGACGTATTGAAGATTATGGAGTAATTGAAGAAATCGAAATTGGTACCCCTACAGAAGTAGCCCCATTTCTTCTTAAGGTGAGTGAAGCCACCCATCATGGAAAAGCTAAACATAAAGAGTCTTACGAAGTTTCAATGCGGCACGCCATACCACTAGACATTTGGAAGAGTTGTAGGAATTTCATACTATTGAGGTAGTGAAACAGCCAAGATCCTCATGTCCTCGCTACACAGCAAGAATAACGACTTTATCTCGAAGTACGGCCGAGCGGCGTACTCGAACCTATTCCTGATCGTGCATTTGATACAAATCTGTCGGACGGTGAACCTGAATCGGCTCAAACTCAAGATGTCGCATATCCTTCGTAGGACAGGCCATTCGACTACGCCTTCAAGCCACTACAAACGCCTCTGCCGGTTTTTTCAAGATTACGGAAACGACCCCGTTTTTTTGAGGAAGCCAGCCTATTGCTCGTGCAAATGCTTAAAGCAAAGGGCTGCCGACTGTTGCTGCTTGACGGGACAACGTGGGATTTTAACGGTGGTCACATACATTATCTCGTGCTTTCCATCTTGGTTCGCGGTGTCTCGATCCCCATCTATTTCGCAGACCTTGAAAAAGCGGGCGCTTCCAACCAAGAAGAGCGCACTACGTTTATAAAAAGGGTCTTGGGCAAACTCTGCATAGAGGGAATGACCCTGATTGCAGATCGGGAATACGTGGGCGAGGATTGGTTTTAATCCGTAATAG is a genomic window containing:
- the cmr1 gene encoding type III-B CRISPR module RAMP protein Cmr1, coding for METLTYTCEVISPMFLTGADGDTPELRPSSLKGAMRFWWRALNGHLPLTDRTEKRRDETIFIRTGLKTRETQIFGGAGGGQDAQRSSFSIQIRATEVDIQSEALVPHKRFMKAKAFTTGSAFEVIFRFPKGYKISAKENEKEIIFDQEKLDALFRLTCILGELGKRVRRGMGSVSVESISMPTLFKYISVMTPFYKREDNLIVNIFKGRIEDYGVIEEIEIGTPTEVAPFLLKVSEATHHGKAKHKESYEVSMRHAIPLDIWKSCRNFILLR